The Myroides fluvii region TGCCTTAGCCGGTTTGGCGCACGTATCACCAGGAAACGCAAACTTGTGTACCAATGCTTCGGCTTGTCAAGACATGTGGCCTCCAGGGCTAAAACAAGAGATTGAGGGTATCTGTTCTGAAACGGGAGGAAATACCAATCCCAAACCCGCATTAACCCTAACCAAAACGGGTAAATTTAACGAAACAAGTGAAAATGAAGGATATGCGAGTATTGGAGAGACTATAACGTATACTTTTAAAGTAAAAAACACAGGAAATGTTCCTTTGCGAAGAATTCTAATTACAGATGATCGTTTAACAGATCTTCCTACACCTGCGTACATGAGTGGAGACACCAACAACGATGGTTTACTCGATACCACAGAGACCTGGACCTATCAAGCGATTTACACCCTAAAAGAAGAAGATATAGATCGAAATGCAGTATATAACATTGCTACAGTAAAAGGTTCTGATTTCAAGTATAATACAGCTACTGCAACTTCTTATGATCCTAATCCATTACCTTTAGACACACCGGATCACCCAGGCGTGCTAGCTGACTGTCCTAAATGTACGATTGTACTATTAAAAGAGTACTTCCTTTTAGTCACCAATCCACATATTATACAATTAATGAGAAACCTCGATGATTAACCTCTCGTTAAAAAAATAATCTATACGCAAGACTTAGTAATCAAACTAAGTCTTTTTTTATCATCTTCCCCCAGTTCTTTTCCTATCCGCTTTTTTACCTATATTTGATTCAAAATCAATCAAATTGACTATGAAAAAATTCCCAGCAAAGAAAAAAGGATTCCTTGTATATCCAATCATTGCGAGTATTATTCCCGTGGTTGTTTTTTTCACCCATGAAGGTAGTCTAAAACACCTCTGGTTTGACTTTGCTCTAAGTAGTTTGCCCTTTTTGTTATTGATTTGGATCTACTTTTCTACTACCTATTGGATTCAGGACAATCACCTACATTATCGATCTGCATTTATCCGTGGAAAGATAAGCATTATTCGCATCAATGAAATTCAATTAAACAAGTCGTTATGGGTGGGATTAAAGCCAGCTCTAGCTACCAAGGGAATGATTATCACGTACAACACCCATGATGAAATCTACATAGCCCCGATTGACAATAAAGAGTTGGCAAATGAATTAATAGAAATTAACCCTGATATTAAAACAGTAAATCACCCCTAATTAATAAGGAGGCATTCTTTTTGAGGGAAATTTCACGATCAGTGAATAAGGGTAAAAAACATTTCGAATCGCTATATCAATCAACGCAAGACGCAAGTGATACACAATAGAAGCTTGTACACTATAAAACAAAAAAAGCCTATTCAAATGAATAGGCTTTTTTGTTGTGGGCGATGAGGGATTCGAACCCCCGACCCTCTCGGTGTAAACGAGATGCTCTGAACCAGCTGAGCTAATCGCCCGAATTGTATGTAATCTAAATATTGTGGGCGATGAGGGATTCGAACCCCCGACCCCCTCGGTGTAAACGAGGTGCTCTGAACCAGCTGAGCTAATCGCCCGAATTGCGTTAATTAAAAATATGTGGGCGATGAGGGATTCGAACCCCCGACCCCCTCGGTGTAAACGAGGTGCTCTGAACCAGCTGAGCTAATCGCCCGAATTAACTTTTATTTAAATATTGTGGGCGATGAGGGATTCGAACCCCCGACCCCCTCGGTGTAAACGAGGTGCTCTGAACCAGCTGAGCTAATCGCCCAAATAAATATTTCTATAAATTCGGAATATTTCAATATGTGTAAGAATGGTGGGCGATGAGGGATTCGAACCCCC contains the following coding sequences:
- a CDS encoding PH domain-containing protein — protein: MKKFPAKKKGFLVYPIIASIIPVVVFFTHEGSLKHLWFDFALSSLPFLLLIWIYFSTTYWIQDNHLHYRSAFIRGKISIIRINEIQLNKSLWVGLKPALATKGMIITYNTHDEIYIAPIDNKELANELIEINPDIKTVNHP